A portion of the Thermoleophilia bacterium genome contains these proteins:
- a CDS encoding glycosyltransferase: protein MRCAPRLRLRRSRRAPFRGPLRHAGRPRSRCRVSTPRPVRVLGHRARHRPGRADRGCGGTGDAAPSATIGPVDVSIVIPAYNEERRLPLTLDGWRTWLDAFDGTAEVVVSDDGSTDSTADLVTVSAASDPRIRLNRLPVNRGKGAAVRLGMLAATGDYRVYVDADLNIAPVHVAPALALLESSADVVTGRRSAADYATSERSAARLAAGLAVQVTRRLLVLPVITDTQAGFKGFRADWATRVFAQTTVDSFAFDIEVLYLARRMGARIVEMPVSVEFRDHSTFDVSTHLPGVLRDIGRVRVNAWRGRYGR from the coding sequence ATCCGGTGCGCGCCGCGCCTCCGCTTGAGGAGGTCGCGGCGCGCTCCGTTTCGGGGGCCGCTGCGTCATGCGGGTCGCCCACGCTCGCGATGCCGGGTGTCCACGCCACGTCCCGTACGGGTACTCGGTCACCGCGCCCGTCACCGTCCGGGCCGCGCCGACAGGGGCTGCGGTGGGACCGGCGACGCAGCACCATCTGCGACGATTGGTCCCGTGGACGTCTCCATCGTCATCCCCGCGTACAACGAGGAGCGCCGACTCCCGCTGACACTCGACGGCTGGCGTACGTGGCTCGACGCGTTCGACGGCACCGCCGAGGTGGTGGTGTCGGATGACGGCAGCACGGATAGCACGGCGGACCTCGTGACAGTCAGTGCCGCCTCCGATCCGCGCATCCGCCTCAACCGACTTCCCGTGAACCGGGGCAAAGGGGCGGCGGTGCGGTTGGGCATGCTCGCTGCCACCGGTGACTACCGCGTCTACGTGGACGCCGATCTGAACATCGCACCGGTCCATGTCGCGCCGGCTCTCGCGCTTCTCGAGTCGTCGGCTGACGTGGTCACGGGCCGGCGCAGCGCCGCGGACTACGCGACCTCGGAACGCAGCGCCGCACGCCTGGCCGCCGGGCTCGCTGTGCAGGTGACGCGACGCCTGTTGGTACTGCCGGTCATCACGGACACCCAGGCCGGGTTCAAGGGATTTCGTGCCGACTGGGCCACGCGAGTGTTTGCGCAGACCACCGTCGACTCATTCGCCTTCGACATCGAGGTGCTCTATCTGGCCCGCCGCATGGGCGCGCGCATCGTGGAGATGCCGGTGTCGGTGGAGTTCCGTGATCACTCCACATTCGACGTGTCCACGCACCTGCCGGGCGTTCTCAGAGACATCGGCCGGGTGCGGGTGAACGCCTGGCGGGGGCGTTACGGCCGTTGA
- a CDS encoding response regulator transcription factor — MATGGHILVVDDERAIRRMLRVHLDNAGYTVTEASDGAEALAQMRSAGVDLVLLDQMMPVMDGLEACRRIRHDFPGVPVIMLSARDDEASRITGLEMGADDYVVKPFSPRELVARIRAVLRRVQTEADPNGPLRAGAAEIHPLARACWVNGTEVDLTRLEFDLLAELAAHPHVVFTRERLLERVWGYQSGVGGKTVDVHIANLRRKLGTDVGIVAVRGVGYRLDLVAPE; from the coding sequence ATGGCCACCGGCGGACACATCCTCGTGGTGGACGACGAACGCGCGATCCGGCGCATGCTCCGCGTACACCTCGATAACGCTGGCTACACGGTGACCGAAGCGAGCGACGGGGCCGAGGCGCTTGCGCAGATGCGGTCGGCCGGAGTTGACCTCGTACTGCTCGACCAGATGATGCCGGTGATGGACGGCCTAGAGGCCTGCCGACGCATCCGCCACGACTTCCCGGGTGTTCCCGTGATCATGCTCTCGGCACGCGATGACGAGGCCAGTCGCATCACCGGCCTCGAGATGGGTGCCGACGATTACGTGGTGAAGCCCTTCTCCCCGCGCGAACTCGTTGCCCGCATCCGGGCGGTACTGCGCCGGGTACAGACCGAGGCCGACCCGAACGGCCCTCTGCGCGCCGGAGCGGCCGAGATCCATCCGCTCGCCCGCGCCTGCTGGGTAAACGGCACCGAGGTGGACCTCACCCGCCTGGAGTTCGACCTGCTGGCCGAACTCGCGGCACACCCCCACGTGGTGTTCACCCGTGAGCGTCTGCTCGAGCGCGTGTGGGGGTACCAATCGGGGGTGGGGGGCAAAACCGTCGACGTCCACATAGCGAACCTGCGTCGCAAACTGGGTACGGACGTCGGGATCGTGGCGGTTCGTGGAGTGGGGTATCGCCTCGACCTCGTCGCGCCCGAGTGA
- a CDS encoding HAMP domain-containing sensor histidine kinase, whose amino-acid sequence MGVPIGGGGQNRRRPHSEPASQTGYGRRDRGGSWSGVSPRPRRARVSTAPHRARFLPSSHRTRIAVVVTAAVIVGVVAVQILLSVFVGQRVRDEVVRELQQQANQIARVAHADGYAGIAAAREFLPGTRVVVSRAGEVIYWSDPVAVREATATATDGDITVTLERAADAGVLGEWAPPLVIGGVIIIIGGIAWWIAARATRRLRSDALALACQAERVAAGDLDGRVDVDDEELHRVAVSLNAMTQELADADRRQREFLADVAHELRTPVTAIDGFAAALSEGITRTDEDRQEAINTITSESERLTRLVADLQALTLSDLNQAPVSAPLDLVDCCRDVVRRFEAAAAERGVLLRGPGDDVEPVVVSTNATHVDTILSNLTTNALRATSAGGTVRLAATYTSGAVVLSVVDTGVGIAAEHLPRIFDRMYRVDGARDRASGGSGLGLAIVKGLAGSLNARLEVDSAPGEGSAFRVVIPDDAP is encoded by the coding sequence GTGGGGGTACCAATCGGGGGTGGGGGGCAAAACCGTCGACGTCCACATAGCGAACCTGCGTCGCAAACTGGGTACGGACGTCGGGATCGTGGCGGTTCGTGGAGTGGGGTATCGCCTCGACCTCGTCGCGCCCGAGTGAGCACCGCACCGCACCGCGCGCGGTTCCTGCCGTCGTCCCACCGCACCCGCATAGCCGTGGTCGTCACCGCCGCGGTCATCGTCGGGGTCGTTGCCGTGCAGATCCTGCTCAGCGTGTTCGTGGGACAGCGAGTACGTGACGAGGTGGTGCGGGAACTGCAGCAACAGGCCAACCAGATCGCGCGCGTCGCGCATGCCGACGGCTACGCCGGGATCGCGGCCGCCCGCGAGTTCCTGCCCGGCACCCGCGTAGTGGTAAGCCGGGCCGGGGAGGTCATCTACTGGAGCGATCCGGTGGCCGTGCGCGAGGCCACCGCCACGGCCACCGACGGGGACATCACGGTCACCCTCGAACGTGCTGCCGATGCGGGCGTGCTGGGAGAGTGGGCACCGCCCCTCGTCATCGGCGGGGTCATCATCATCATCGGAGGGATCGCGTGGTGGATCGCGGCACGGGCGACGAGGCGGCTGCGGAGTGACGCTCTGGCCCTGGCGTGTCAGGCGGAGCGTGTGGCAGCCGGCGATCTGGACGGACGTGTGGATGTGGACGACGAGGAGTTGCACCGGGTTGCGGTGTCGCTGAACGCCATGACCCAGGAACTGGCCGACGCCGACCGCCGCCAGCGCGAGTTTTTAGCCGACGTGGCGCACGAACTGCGAACGCCGGTGACGGCGATCGACGGATTCGCAGCGGCACTGTCGGAAGGGATCACCCGTACCGACGAGGACCGGCAGGAGGCAATCAACACCATCACCAGCGAGTCGGAGCGTCTCACGCGGCTCGTGGCCGACCTGCAGGCGCTGACCCTGTCCGACCTCAACCAGGCACCGGTAAGCGCGCCACTCGATCTGGTGGATTGCTGCCGCGACGTGGTGCGGCGGTTCGAGGCGGCGGCGGCCGAGCGGGGCGTTCTACTCCGGGGGCCCGGGGACGACGTGGAGCCGGTGGTGGTGTCCACGAACGCCACGCACGTGGACACGATCCTCTCCAACCTCACCACCAACGCACTGCGTGCCACCTCCGCCGGTGGCACGGTGCGCCTCGCCGCCACGTACACGAGCGGCGCGGTGGTGCTGTCGGTGGTCGACACCGGCGTTGGCATCGCCGCCGAGCACCTCCCTCGGATCTTCGACCGCATGTACCGCGTCGACGGCGCGCGCGACCGCGCCTCGGGGGGAAGCGGCCTCGGCCTCGCCATCGTCAAGGGGCTTGCCGGCTCCCTGAACGCACGCCTCGAGGTAGACAGCGCGCCGGGCGAGGGCAGCGCGTTCCGCGTCGTCATCCCGGATGACGCCCCATGA
- a CDS encoding TrpB-like pyridoxal phosphate-dependent enzyme: MPQHRYLLAEDRIPDRWYNIAADLPSMPPPPLNPGTGEPIGPEALAGIFPMALIEQEVSQERFIAIPDPVREIYAMWRPTPLYRALGLEQALGTTCKIFYKYEGVSPAGSHKTNTSVPQAYYNKQAGVTRLVTETGAGQWGSALSFACNRFDIECKVFMVRVSYDSKPYRRMMMETWGGQCVASPSEETNAGRAILAADPTSSGSLGIAISEAVEQAATNDDTNYALGSVLNHVLLHQTVVGQEAQEQLEMAGAYPDVVIGCVGGGSNFAGLAFPFLRDKIAGREMRIVAVEPASCPTLTRGIYGYDFGDTAQTTPLLAMHSLGHGFIPPSIHSGGLRYHGMAPLVSHVVHEGLVEATAHSQIECFTEAVRFARAEGIIPAPEPSHAIRQVVVEVERAREEGVEKTILFNLCGHGHFDMVAYADFLAGTMQDLAVDEDELARASEALAGLPAIG; the protein is encoded by the coding sequence GTGCCACAACATCGCTACCTCCTCGCGGAAGACCGAATCCCCGACCGCTGGTACAACATCGCGGCCGATCTGCCTTCCATGCCACCGCCGCCGCTCAACCCGGGCACTGGTGAGCCCATCGGCCCGGAGGCGCTCGCCGGAATCTTCCCGATGGCCCTCATCGAGCAGGAGGTCTCGCAGGAGCGGTTCATCGCGATCCCCGACCCCGTGCGTGAGATCTACGCCATGTGGCGGCCCACACCGCTCTACCGCGCGCTTGGTCTGGAGCAGGCGCTCGGGACGACCTGCAAGATCTTCTACAAGTACGAAGGCGTGAGCCCAGCAGGCAGCCACAAGACCAACACCTCGGTGCCGCAGGCGTATTACAACAAGCAGGCGGGCGTCACGCGCTTGGTCACCGAGACCGGTGCCGGCCAGTGGGGATCGGCGCTGTCGTTCGCCTGCAATCGGTTCGACATCGAGTGCAAGGTGTTCATGGTGAGGGTGTCGTACGACTCCAAGCCGTACCGCCGCATGATGATGGAGACGTGGGGTGGACAGTGCGTGGCGAGCCCGTCGGAGGAGACGAACGCCGGGCGGGCGATCCTCGCCGCCGACCCAACCAGCAGTGGCAGCCTCGGTATCGCCATTAGCGAGGCGGTGGAGCAGGCCGCGACGAACGACGACACCAACTACGCGCTTGGCAGCGTGCTCAACCACGTGCTGTTGCACCAGACCGTGGTGGGGCAGGAAGCTCAGGAGCAACTTGAGATGGCCGGGGCGTACCCCGACGTCGTCATCGGGTGCGTGGGTGGCGGATCGAACTTCGCCGGCCTCGCCTTCCCGTTTTTGCGAGACAAGATCGCCGGCCGGGAGATGCGTATCGTCGCCGTGGAGCCGGCCTCCTGCCCCACGCTCACCCGTGGGATCTACGGCTACGACTTCGGTGACACCGCCCAGACCACGCCGCTCCTCGCCATGCACTCTCTCGGCCATGGGTTTATCCCGCCTTCCATCCACTCGGGGGGCCTTCGGTACCACGGCATGGCCCCCCTCGTGAGCCATGTGGTGCATGAGGGTCTGGTGGAGGCCACCGCCCACAGCCAGATCGAGTGCTTCACCGAGGCCGTGCGGTTTGCGCGGGCCGAGGGGATCATCCCGGCGCCCGAGCCGTCGCACGCCATCCGGCAGGTGGTCGTGGAGGTCGAGCGCGCCCGCGAGGAGGGCGTCGAGAAGACGATCCTCTTCAACCTCTGCGGCCACGGACACTTCGACATGGTCGCCTACGCCGACTTCCTGGCCGGGACCATGCAGGACCTCGCCGTAGACGAGGACGAACTCGCCCGTGCGTCTGAGGCCTTGGCCGGGCTTCCCGCCATCGGCTGA
- the pyrE gene encoding orotate phosphoribosyltransferase produces MTHAIERQRLATLLSERALFREAVVLSSGRRSDYYVDVRQVLLDPEGAYLSGRLAYPVLAVSEPEAVGGLTLGADPLVCAVSAAAYADGVHWTGFFVRKEAKKHGLQHWIEGPFVEEGTPVAIVDDVLTSGGSMITAIERVRAAGATVVSALVVIDREEDGGRATVEAALDGVPLHALFTAQELLAL; encoded by the coding sequence GTGACACACGCCATCGAACGTCAGCGCCTCGCAACTCTCCTCTCGGAGCGTGCGCTGTTCCGCGAAGCGGTGGTTCTGTCATCGGGTCGGCGGTCCGATTACTACGTGGACGTACGTCAGGTGCTGCTCGATCCGGAGGGTGCGTACCTCTCGGGTCGCCTCGCCTATCCGGTCCTCGCCGTCTCCGAACCCGAGGCCGTGGGTGGGCTCACGCTAGGCGCCGACCCCCTCGTGTGTGCGGTAAGCGCAGCCGCCTACGCCGATGGTGTGCACTGGACCGGTTTCTTCGTGCGCAAGGAGGCGAAGAAGCACGGCCTGCAACACTGGATCGAGGGGCCGTTCGTGGAGGAGGGCACGCCGGTGGCCATCGTGGACGACGTCCTCACGAGCGGTGGCTCCATGATCACGGCTATCGAACGGGTGCGTGCTGCCGGTGCCACGGTGGTTTCGGCCCTCGTCGTGATCGACCGCGAGGAGGACGGCGGGCGGGCGACGGTGGAGGCCGCGTTGGACGGCGTGCCACTGCACGCCCTGTTCACCGCGCAGGAGTTGCTCGCCCTCTGA
- the rsgA gene encoding ribosome small subunit-dependent GTPase A encodes MCGKRSRLRRWCALDRFLRAQGGEEARPATLDRGAVRGGGHAGGHRGRRPHERWLHDHGYRTGACCRCHGGFGPRRDRPRGGRRAGDGGGRVGRRATARPVHRAGVARPLSNAAPLVIRVAGPLAEVTDDAGTREVRLAPRLPGGPPVAGDRVRIDDRGTQGIIREILPRRTVLQRIGSGGRVRVVVANADLLVVVAAVVEPPLVPTLIDRYAVAAVAGGLDFALVLTKADLPHDEAAVAAVMRRQRAVGHPVLIGSAHDSVLVADVRDLIGDSLATLAGLSGVGKSTLTTALTGYPRATADVSSRLRSGRHTTTDPRLIPIPGGGAVVDTAGVRAFWLPPMEPGDIAAGFPDIVAAAVRCRFRGCRHMGDAGCAVEHEVDVERLTSYRALVQAAESAVKFARGRVS; translated from the coding sequence GTGTGCGGTAAGCGCAGCCGCCTACGCCGATGGTGTGCACTGGACCGGTTTCTTCGTGCGCAAGGAGGCGAAGAAGCACGGCCTGCAACACTGGATCGAGGGGCCGTTCGTGGAGGAGGGCACGCCGGTGGCCATCGTGGACGACGTCCTCACGAGCGGTGGCTCCATGATCACGGCTATCGAACGGGTGCGTGCTGCCGGTGCCACGGTGGTTTCGGCCCTCGTCGTGATCGACCGCGAGGAGGACGGCGGGCGGGCGACGGTGGAGGCCGCGTTGGACGGCGTGCCACTGCACGCCCTGTTCACCGCGCAGGAGTTGCTCGCCCTCTGAGTAACGCCGCTCCTCTCGTCATCCGCGTGGCTGGCCCGCTCGCCGAGGTCACGGATGATGCGGGGACGCGCGAGGTACGGCTGGCGCCACGGCTGCCGGGGGGCCCGCCCGTGGCCGGTGACCGCGTGCGCATCGACGACCGCGGAACCCAAGGAATAATCCGCGAGATCCTGCCGCGCCGGACCGTGTTGCAGCGCATCGGCAGCGGTGGGCGTGTACGTGTGGTGGTCGCCAACGCCGACCTGCTCGTCGTGGTGGCCGCCGTGGTCGAACCGCCGCTCGTGCCGACGCTCATCGACCGGTACGCCGTGGCCGCCGTGGCCGGGGGTCTCGACTTCGCACTCGTACTGACCAAGGCCGACCTGCCCCACGACGAGGCCGCGGTGGCCGCGGTCATGCGCCGCCAGCGAGCCGTGGGGCATCCGGTGCTCATCGGGTCGGCGCACGACTCGGTGCTCGTGGCGGACGTCCGGGATCTCATCGGCGATTCCCTCGCGACTCTCGCCGGTCTGTCGGGCGTGGGCAAGTCGACCCTGACCACTGCGCTCACCGGATACCCGCGTGCCACGGCGGACGTGTCGAGTCGCCTGCGAAGCGGTCGGCACACCACGACCGACCCCCGCCTCATCCCCATTCCCGGTGGTGGCGCGGTGGTGGACACGGCGGGCGTGCGTGCGTTTTGGCTGCCACCGATGGAACCCGGCGACATCGCCGCGGGGTTCCCCGACATCGTCGCGGCGGCGGTGCGGTGCCGGTTCCGGGGGTGTCGCCACATGGGGGATGCCGGCTGCGCCGTGGAGCACGAGGTCGATGTCGAACGCCTCACGTCGTACCGTGCCCTGGTCCAGGCTGCGGAATCGGCGGTCAAATTTGCACGCGGGCGGGTTTCGTGA
- a CDS encoding class I fructose-bisphosphate aldolase — protein sequence MGWIEEILGSQAEDLLGHRCETIPAASIHAPGPDFIDRVTVQNVRPIPVLRSLQQLYGHGRLGGTGYLSIFPVDQGVEHSAGASFAANPAYFDPANIVELAIEGGCNAVATTAGVLGSVARKYAHRIPFILKINHNEFLTYPNGFDQIMFASVEQAREMGCVAVGATIYFGSDESTRQIVEVAEAFEHAHALGMATVLWCYLRNSAFSTTDEDFHTATDLTGQANHLGVTIQADIIKQKAPATAASGFNTLAFGKTDPRMYSHLMTGHPIDMTRYQVAHCYMGRIPLINSGGASGDNDLHDVVRAAVVNKRAGGTGLISGRKVFQRSMADGVDLLRAIQDVYLCNEVGLA from the coding sequence ATCGGATGGATCGAGGAGATCCTCGGCTCTCAGGCCGAAGATCTCCTCGGCCACCGTTGCGAGACCATCCCCGCCGCGAGCATCCACGCTCCGGGCCCCGACTTCATCGACCGGGTCACAGTCCAGAACGTCCGGCCCATCCCGGTGCTGCGATCGCTCCAGCAGTTGTACGGCCACGGGCGCCTCGGAGGTACGGGGTACCTGTCCATCTTCCCCGTGGATCAGGGTGTGGAGCACTCGGCTGGTGCGTCGTTCGCAGCCAACCCGGCGTACTTCGACCCAGCGAACATCGTGGAGCTCGCCATCGAGGGCGGGTGCAACGCGGTGGCCACGACCGCCGGGGTGCTCGGATCGGTGGCGCGCAAGTATGCGCACAGGATCCCGTTCATCCTGAAGATCAACCACAACGAGTTCCTCACCTACCCCAACGGGTTCGACCAGATCATGTTCGCGTCGGTGGAGCAGGCCCGTGAAATGGGATGCGTTGCAGTGGGGGCCACCATCTACTTCGGGTCGGACGAGAGCACGCGCCAGATCGTGGAGGTGGCCGAGGCCTTCGAGCACGCGCACGCCCTGGGTATGGCCACGGTGCTGTGGTGCTACCTGCGCAACTCCGCCTTCTCGACCACGGACGAGGACTTCCACACGGCCACCGACCTCACGGGTCAGGCCAACCATCTCGGGGTCACCATCCAGGCCGACATCATCAAGCAGAAGGCACCGGCCACCGCCGCGTCGGGCTTCAACACCCTGGCCTTCGGCAAGACTGACCCGCGCATGTACTCACACCTTATGACCGGTCACCCCATCGACATGACGCGGTACCAGGTCGCCCACTGCTACATGGGCCGTATCCCGCTCATCAACTCCGGTGGGGCCTCCGGCGACAACGACCTACACGACGTCGTCCGCGCCGCAGTGGTCAACAAGCGCGCCGGCGGCACGGGCCTCATTAGCGGCCGCAAGGTGTTCCAGCGCTCCATGGCGGACGGCGTGGATCTCCTCCGTGCCATTCAAGACGTCTACCTCTGCAACGAGGTCGGCTTGGCGTAA
- a CDS encoding NUDIX domain-containing protein yields the protein MARVRHERSAGGVLLVPVGAHMLVPLITVPGTSAVGLPKGRLEHGEGAVQAAVREMREEAGLTGMVLELLGTISYHFWARAEKSRINKSVDFYLMLYRSGSPANVDSPEEVENVRLVPLSDAEGLLTHNGEKAIIRAAKRRVRDLSEDGFLVVRDAATRERLITSVA from the coding sequence ATGGCACGGGTGCGCCACGAGCGATCGGCAGGAGGGGTTCTGCTCGTTCCCGTGGGCGCTCACATGCTGGTACCACTCATCACCGTGCCCGGTACCTCGGCCGTGGGGCTGCCCAAGGGGCGGCTGGAGCATGGCGAGGGGGCGGTGCAGGCCGCCGTTCGAGAGATGCGTGAGGAGGCCGGGCTCACCGGGATGGTGCTCGAACTCCTCGGCACCATCTCGTACCACTTCTGGGCGCGCGCGGAGAAGAGCCGCATCAACAAGTCGGTCGACTTCTACCTCATGCTGTACCGCTCCGGTTCACCCGCCAACGTGGACTCGCCGGAGGAGGTCGAGAACGTACGTCTCGTTCCCCTCTCGGATGCCGAGGGGCTGCTCACCCACAACGGTGAGAAGGCGATCATCCGCGCGGCCAAACGTCGTGTGCGCGATCTCAGCGAAGACGGCTTCCTCGTGGTGCGCGATGCGGCCACGCGCGAGCGCCTCATCACGTCGGTTGCCTGA
- a CDS encoding peroxiredoxin has protein sequence MALTLNQTAPDFTAVTTEGTIGFHDWLGDDWAVLFSHPKDFTPVCTTELGYMARIKPEFDRRGVKIIGLSVDPLDRHAAWAKDIEETQGTAPNYPIISDADFAVSKLYGMLGAAIEGDPLLRTPADNQTVRNVFVIGPDKTVKLILIYPMTTGRNFDEVLRVIDSLQLTAKHKVATPAQWQQGDDVIIAGSLSNEQAAEIWPEGWTEPRPYIRIVPQPE, from the coding sequence ATGGCACTCACTCTCAACCAGACCGCGCCCGACTTCACGGCGGTGACCACCGAGGGCACGATCGGGTTCCACGACTGGCTCGGCGACGACTGGGCGGTGCTCTTCTCGCACCCCAAGGACTTCACCCCGGTGTGCACCACCGAGCTCGGATACATGGCGCGTATCAAGCCCGAGTTCGACCGGCGCGGCGTCAAGATCATCGGTCTTTCGGTGGACCCCCTCGATCGCCACGCCGCATGGGCGAAGGACATCGAGGAGACTCAAGGAACCGCCCCGAACTATCCGATCATCAGCGACGCCGACTTCGCCGTGTCGAAGCTCTACGGAATGCTCGGGGCCGCGATCGAGGGCGACCCCCTTCTGCGCACCCCCGCCGACAACCAGACGGTGCGCAACGTCTTCGTGATCGGCCCCGACAAGACGGTCAAGCTGATCCTCATCTACCCGATGACCACGGGCCGCAACTTCGACGAGGTCTTGCGCGTTATCGACTCGCTGCAACTCACGGCGAAGCACAAGGTGGCCACCCCGGCGCAGTGGCAGCAAGGGGACGACGTCATCATCGCCGGCTCGCTCTCCAACGAGCAGGCGGCGGAAATCTGGCCTGAGGGCTGGACAGAGCCCCGGCCCTACATCAGGATCGTTCCGCAGCCCGAGTGA
- a CDS encoding alpha/beta hydrolase, with protein MRRDIEFDAEGVTLRAWMYTPDSGSGPFPTVVMAHGFSAVKEMYLDRFAEAFAAAGLAAVVFDHRNFGASDGEPRLEIDPWAQVRDYRHTITWASQQPEVDENRIGIWGSSYSGGQVIVVGAIDRRVKCVVGQVPLASGNANLRALVRSDFLAGLRGAFDADRVNRLNGGAPAMIPVVDPDPTAPSALPTADSWTWFSETAETRAPSWRNEVTLRSVEMFTEFEPHAYLPYIAPTPFCMIVARGDHLTPSELGIAAFEKAHHPKKIVVLPGGHFDAYVAGFDGASEAATSWFVEHLL; from the coding sequence ATGAGGCGCGACATCGAGTTCGACGCGGAAGGCGTCACGCTCCGGGCATGGATGTACACACCTGACTCCGGTTCCGGGCCGTTTCCCACCGTGGTGATGGCGCACGGCTTCTCCGCGGTCAAGGAGATGTATCTCGATCGCTTCGCCGAGGCGTTCGCTGCCGCGGGCCTCGCTGCGGTCGTGTTCGACCATCGCAACTTCGGTGCTAGCGACGGCGAGCCGCGCCTCGAGATCGATCCGTGGGCGCAGGTGCGCGACTACCGTCACACCATCACCTGGGCGTCGCAGCAGCCGGAGGTTGATGAGAACCGCATCGGCATCTGGGGCTCCAGTTACTCTGGCGGCCAGGTCATCGTCGTCGGGGCGATTGATCGGCGCGTCAAGTGCGTTGTGGGGCAGGTGCCGCTGGCGAGTGGCAACGCTAACCTGCGTGCGCTGGTTCGATCGGACTTCCTCGCCGGCCTGCGCGGCGCGTTCGACGCGGATCGCGTCAACCGACTGAACGGAGGGGCGCCGGCCATGATTCCGGTGGTCGACCCCGACCCGACCGCGCCATCGGCCCTGCCAACGGCCGACTCGTGGACGTGGTTCTCCGAGACCGCTGAGACCCGCGCCCCGTCGTGGCGCAATGAGGTCACGCTGCGGAGTGTCGAGATGTTCACGGAGTTCGAGCCGCACGCGTACCTGCCGTACATCGCTCCCACTCCGTTCTGCATGATCGTCGCACGCGGTGACCACCTAACCCCCTCGGAGTTGGGCATCGCCGCGTTCGAGAAGGCGCATCACCCGAAGAAGATCGTCGTCCTGCCCGGTGGGCACTTCGATGCGTACGTCGCGGGTTTCGACGGGGCATCCGAGGCCGCGACCAGCTGGTTCGTCGAGCACCTTTTGTAA